A region of Lycium barbarum isolate Lr01 chromosome 1, ASM1917538v2, whole genome shotgun sequence DNA encodes the following proteins:
- the LOC132604340 gene encoding large ribosomal subunit protein P2-like gives MKVIAAYLLAVLGGNTCPTDKDLKKILGSVGADADDDRIQLLLSQVEGKDITELIAAGREKLASVPAGGGAVAVAAPAGGGAAAPAAEEKKEEKKVEEKEESDDDMGFSLFD, from the exons ATGAAGGTAATCGCAGCTTACTTGTTGGCCGTGTTGGGTGGCAACACCTGCCCCACAGATAAGGATTTGAAGAAAATCCTTGGATCTG TTGGAGCTGACGCTGATGATGATAGGATTCAACTACTGCTCTCTCAAGTTGAGGGCAAAGATATCACTGAGCTGATTGCTGCTGGCAGAGAAAAGTTGGCTTCAGTACCTGCTGGTGGTGGTGCTGTTGCAGTTGCTGCACCTGCTGGTGGTGGTGCCGCTGCACCTGCTGCTGAggagaagaaggaagaaaagaaagTGGAAGAAAAAGAAGAGTCTGATGAT GACATGGGTTTCAGTCTTTTCGATTAG